Proteins found in one Triticum aestivum cultivar Chinese Spring chromosome 4D, IWGSC CS RefSeq v2.1, whole genome shotgun sequence genomic segment:
- the LOC123097426 gene encoding tubby-like F-box protein 6 isoform X1 produces the protein MSFRSLIQDMKDEFGNISRHGLRSSRSHRAAVAAGAPRVASVVLGLADALEGTCWAQLPPELLREVLVRIEDSQGCWPSRRDVVACAGVCRAWRGIMKEVVRVPEASAKLTFPISLKQPGPKDGTLKCFIRRNRTTQTYYLYIGLTEALADDGKFLLAARKCRKPTYTDYLIYLDMGDMSKGSSTYIGKLRSNFLGTKFTVYDAHPPYDGAIVSKSRSARVIGLNQVSPRVPAGNYPVSHISYELNVLGSRGPRRMNCVMSSIPASAVEEGGKAPTQTEFPLGNLDSFPSIPFFRSKSARIDSAPAQAQDEEKLVLKNKSPRWHEQLQCWCLNFRGRVTVASVKNFQLVASDENGAAGQEHDMVILQFGKIGKDLFTMDYRYPISAFQSFAICLSSFDTKIACE, from the exons ATGTCTTTCCGGAGCCTAATTCAGGACATGAAGGACGAGTTCGGCAACATCTCGCGCCACGGTCTGCGCTCCTCCCGCTCgcaccgcgccgccgtcgccgccggggCCCCGCGGGTGGCCTCCGTCGTGCTAGGGCTGGCAGACGCGCTGGAAGGGACCTGCTGGGCGcagctgcctccggagctcctGCGGGAGGTGCTGGTCAGGATCGAGGACTCCCAGGGCTGCTGGCCCTCCCGACGGGACGTGGTGGCATGCGCGGGCGTCTGCCGGGCATGGAGGGGCATCATGAAGGAAGTCGTGCGCGTCCCGGAGGCGTCCGCCAAGCTCACCTTCCCTATCTCGCTCAAGCAG CCTGGCCCAAAGGATGGCACTCTCAAATGTTTCATAAGAAGAAACCGGACTACTCAGACGTATTATCTGTATATTGGACTCACAGAAG CACTGGCTGATGATGGGAAGTTCTTGCTTGCTGCACGCAAATGCAGAAAGCCTACATACACAGACTACCTAATTTATCTTGATATGGGTGATATGTCAAAGGGAAGCAGCACCTATATTGGCAAGCTAAG GTCGAACTTTCTGGGAACAAAGTTTACCGTCTATGATGCTCATCCACCGTATGATGGAGCTATCGTCTCAAAAAGCCGGTCTGCTCGTGTGATTGGTTTGAACCAGGTCTCCCCAAGAGTTCCTGCTGGCAATTATCCAGTTTCACACATTTCTTATGAGTTGAATGTTTTGGGCTCCAG AGGTCCAAGAAGGATGAACTGTGTTATGAGTTCTATCCCTGCATCAGCAGTTGAAGAGGGAGGCAAAGCTCCAACACAAACTGAATTTCCTCTTGGTAACCTCGACTCCTTCCCGTCGATTCCATTCTTCAGATCAAAATCCGCTCGGATAGACAGTGCACCCGCTCAGGCTCAGGACGAAGAGAAGCTGGTGCTGAAGAACAAGTCTCCTCGGTGGCATGAGCAGCTGCAATGTTGGTGCCTCAATTTCCGTGGGCGGGTGACGGTTGCGTCAGTGAAGAACTTTCAGCTGGTGGCTTCAGATGAGAATGGAGCAGCCGGCCAGGAGCATGACATGGTGATTCTGCAGTTTGGAAAGATAGGCAAAGACTTGTTCACCATGGACTACCGCTACCCGATATCAGCATTTCAATCATTTGCAATATGTCTGAGCAGTTTTGATACCAAAATTGCTTGTGAATGA
- the LOC123097426 gene encoding tubby-like F-box protein 6 isoform X2 — translation MGDMSKGSSTYIGKLRSNFLGTKFTVYDAHPPYDGAIVSKSRSARVIGLNQVSPRVPAGNYPVSHISYELNVLGSRGPRRMNCVMSSIPASAVEEGGKAPTQTEFPLGNLDSFPSIPFFRSKSARIDSAPAQAQDEEKLVLKNKSPRWHEQLQCWCLNFRGRVTVASVKNFQLVASDENGAAGQEHDMVILQFGKIGKDLFTMDYRYPISAFQSFAICLSSFDTKIACE, via the exons ATGGGTGATATGTCAAAGGGAAGCAGCACCTATATTGGCAAGCTAAG GTCGAACTTTCTGGGAACAAAGTTTACCGTCTATGATGCTCATCCACCGTATGATGGAGCTATCGTCTCAAAAAGCCGGTCTGCTCGTGTGATTGGTTTGAACCAGGTCTCCCCAAGAGTTCCTGCTGGCAATTATCCAGTTTCACACATTTCTTATGAGTTGAATGTTTTGGGCTCCAG AGGTCCAAGAAGGATGAACTGTGTTATGAGTTCTATCCCTGCATCAGCAGTTGAAGAGGGAGGCAAAGCTCCAACACAAACTGAATTTCCTCTTGGTAACCTCGACTCCTTCCCGTCGATTCCATTCTTCAGATCAAAATCCGCTCGGATAGACAGTGCACCCGCTCAGGCTCAGGACGAAGAGAAGCTGGTGCTGAAGAACAAGTCTCCTCGGTGGCATGAGCAGCTGCAATGTTGGTGCCTCAATTTCCGTGGGCGGGTGACGGTTGCGTCAGTGAAGAACTTTCAGCTGGTGGCTTCAGATGAGAATGGAGCAGCCGGCCAGGAGCATGACATGGTGATTCTGCAGTTTGGAAAGATAGGCAAAGACTTGTTCACCATGGACTACCGCTACCCGATATCAGCATTTCAATCATTTGCAATATGTCTGAGCAGTTTTGATACCAAAATTGCTTGTGAATGA